A DNA window from Allokutzneria albata contains the following coding sequences:
- a CDS encoding TetR/AcrR family transcriptional regulator yields MPRPRSLTPEQIATAALTVLDRDGLDSLSMRTVAQELGMGTMSLYRYVSDRGQVEELVVDLVLRAVDAGIPRGTPGKRLSALADRVRVAVSGHPAVVPLLLTYRHRSPSSRRWGEAVLTVLTDAGLTGKRRVIAFRALLGYVFGALQVAHFGSLSGPGTAALADLPPEEFPILSETAAQARDIPPEEEFRKGLEIVLRGLGL; encoded by the coding sequence ATGCCACGACCTCGTTCCCTCACCCCAGAACAGATCGCGACCGCCGCGCTGACCGTGCTCGACCGCGACGGGCTCGACAGCCTGTCCATGCGCACGGTCGCCCAGGAGCTGGGCATGGGCACGATGTCGCTCTACCGCTACGTCAGCGACCGCGGCCAGGTCGAGGAGTTGGTCGTCGACCTCGTGCTCCGGGCCGTCGACGCGGGCATTCCCCGTGGCACGCCGGGAAAGCGCCTCAGTGCGCTCGCCGACCGGGTGCGGGTCGCGGTGTCCGGGCACCCGGCCGTCGTGCCGCTGCTGCTGACCTACCGGCACCGCTCGCCCAGCTCACGGCGCTGGGGAGAGGCGGTGCTGACCGTGCTCACCGACGCCGGGCTGACCGGCAAGCGCCGGGTGATCGCGTTCCGCGCCCTCCTCGGCTACGTCTTCGGCGCGCTCCAGGTCGCGCATTTCGGTTCGCTGTCCGGTCCCGGCACCGCCGCGCTGGCCGATCTGCCGCCCGAGGAGTTCCCGATCCTGTCCGAGACCGCGGCCCAGGCTCGGGACATCCCGCCGGAGGAGGAGTTCCGGAAGGGCTTGGAGATCGTGCTGCGCGGGCTCGGGCTCTAG
- a CDS encoding cytochrome P450, producing MNPRAAALAAAAARADDGISEVEPGVWLVTDPTATERLLANKAAFAPRADLRTTVTSWGPDGLATWMAVRRAMRPLLSAARADAFTPVIAAEAERITAAWPDVVDAMREAVRLVSAINVRYVLGEAAPAISALVDKELSVASRLWRRRRAQCATYEAIRRHVRTTNTGLPAHLAEHGFDEHAITLSVRTMLLSSHHVPAAALAWCLHELSAHPDVQERARTDVPFCQAVVREVLRLHPPVWQLPRQLAAPVGDLPAGVTVLFSPYLNQRDPGAYAEPDEFRPQRWQSGACPASGSYFPFALGPRFCPGSQLALTELTVILGTVLRSYRLMPHKPAKPSRGILHAPNGLHLRVGP from the coding sequence ATGAACCCGCGTGCGGCGGCACTCGCCGCGGCCGCCGCACGTGCGGACGACGGCATCAGCGAGGTCGAGCCGGGTGTGTGGCTGGTGACCGATCCGACCGCGACAGAACGGCTTCTGGCGAACAAGGCCGCGTTCGCTCCCCGCGCGGACCTGCGCACCACCGTCACCTCGTGGGGGCCGGACGGACTCGCGACCTGGATGGCGGTTCGCCGGGCGATGCGGCCGCTCCTGTCCGCCGCCAGGGCTGACGCGTTCACCCCGGTGATCGCCGCCGAGGCCGAGCGGATCACCGCCGCCTGGCCGGATGTCGTCGATGCGATGCGGGAGGCGGTTCGGCTGGTCTCCGCGATCAACGTCCGATATGTGCTCGGCGAGGCGGCTCCGGCGATTTCTGCCTTGGTGGACAAGGAACTCTCGGTGGCGTCGCGGCTCTGGCGGCGACGCCGCGCCCAGTGCGCGACGTACGAGGCCATTCGACGCCACGTCCGCACCACGAACACGGGGTTGCCCGCTCACCTCGCGGAGCACGGTTTCGACGAGCACGCCATCACCTTGTCGGTGCGCACGATGTTGTTGTCCAGCCACCATGTTCCCGCCGCAGCCTTGGCCTGGTGCCTGCACGAACTGTCGGCCCACCCCGACGTGCAGGAGCGCGCTCGCACCGATGTTCCTTTCTGCCAAGCGGTTGTCCGCGAGGTGCTGCGCTTGCACCCGCCGGTCTGGCAGTTGCCCCGGCAGCTCGCCGCGCCCGTCGGTGACCTCCCCGCCGGCGTGACGGTGCTGTTCAGCCCTTACCTCAACCAGCGCGATCCCGGCGCCTACGCGGAGCCTGACGAGTTCCGCCCGCAGCGGTGGCAGTCCGGCGCGTGTCCGGCCTCCGGCAGCTACTTCCCCTTCGCGCTCGGCCCGCGCTTCTGCCCTGGTTCCCAGCTCGCGCTGACCGAGCTGACGGTCATTCTCGGCACGGTTCTCCGCTCGTACCGGCTCATGCCGCACAAGCCCGCGAAGCCCTCGCGCGGCATTCTCCACGCGCCGAACGGTCTTCATCTTCGCGTGGGGCCGTAA
- the araA gene encoding L-arabinose isomerase, whose product MKRQVWFLTGSQHLYGPETLEQVAEQSRRIQRMLTDSGRLSAEIVWQPVLTDAAAIRAVMLAANTDPSCVGVIAWMHTFSPAKMWITGLDALRKPLLHLHTQLNEALPWASIDMDFMNLNQAAHGDREFGFVQTRIGVPRKTIAGHAADPVVARRIDSWIRAAAGYHHLRSLRLARFGDNMRDVAVTEGDKVEAELRFGVSVNTYGVNDLVELVDAAPEEEVDLLVADYGETYRLVPELARGGERHVSLRYAARIEAGLRKFLAEGGFGAFTTNFEDLGGLRQLPGIAVQRLMADGFGFGGEGDWKTAALLAAVKEMGEGTGRGTSFMEDYTYHFGPGEPKILGAHMLEVCPTIAAGTPSCEIHPLGIGGREDPVRLVFDAEPGPAVVVGLADLGDRFRLVANEVEVVAPDEPLPNLPVARAVWRPAPSLSTSAECWLAAGGPHHTVLTQAVGAETLEDFARMSETELVLIDGATTPSSFADRLRWNRAYYRLAALSRQ is encoded by the coding sequence ATGAAGCGCCAGGTCTGGTTCCTCACGGGCAGTCAGCACCTCTACGGCCCGGAAACGCTGGAGCAGGTGGCCGAGCAGTCGCGTCGCATCCAGCGCATGCTCACCGACTCGGGCAGGCTCTCGGCGGAGATCGTCTGGCAGCCCGTGCTCACCGACGCGGCCGCGATCCGCGCGGTGATGCTCGCCGCCAACACGGACCCGTCCTGCGTCGGGGTGATCGCGTGGATGCACACGTTCTCCCCGGCGAAGATGTGGATCACCGGACTGGACGCGTTGCGGAAGCCGTTGCTGCACCTGCACACCCAGCTCAACGAAGCGCTGCCGTGGGCCAGCATCGACATGGACTTCATGAACCTCAACCAGGCCGCTCACGGCGACCGCGAGTTCGGCTTCGTCCAGACCCGGATCGGCGTGCCGCGCAAGACGATCGCCGGGCACGCCGCCGATCCCGTCGTGGCGAGGCGGATCGACAGCTGGATCAGGGCAGCCGCGGGATACCACCACCTGCGCTCGCTCCGGCTGGCCCGTTTCGGCGACAACATGCGCGATGTCGCGGTGACCGAGGGGGACAAGGTCGAGGCCGAGCTGCGGTTCGGCGTCTCGGTGAACACCTACGGGGTCAACGACCTGGTCGAGCTGGTCGACGCGGCCCCGGAGGAGGAGGTCGACCTGCTGGTCGCCGACTACGGCGAGACCTACCGGTTGGTCCCGGAGCTGGCGCGCGGGGGAGAGCGGCACGTGTCGCTGCGCTACGCCGCACGCATCGAGGCCGGACTGCGGAAGTTCCTCGCCGAGGGTGGTTTCGGCGCCTTCACCACGAACTTCGAGGACCTCGGCGGCTTGCGCCAGCTGCCGGGGATCGCGGTGCAGCGGCTGATGGCCGACGGGTTCGGCTTCGGCGGTGAGGGCGACTGGAAGACCGCCGCGCTGCTGGCCGCGGTCAAGGAGATGGGCGAGGGCACCGGGCGGGGCACTTCGTTCATGGAGGACTACACCTACCACTTCGGCCCGGGCGAGCCGAAGATCCTCGGCGCGCACATGCTGGAGGTGTGCCCGACGATCGCGGCGGGCACACCCTCGTGCGAGATCCACCCGCTGGGCATCGGCGGTCGCGAGGACCCGGTGCGGCTGGTGTTCGACGCCGAGCCGGGCCCCGCCGTCGTGGTCGGGCTGGCCGACCTCGGCGACCGCTTCCGCCTGGTGGCCAACGAGGTCGAGGTCGTCGCGCCGGACGAACCGCTGCCGAACCTCCCCGTGGCCAGGGCGGTGTGGCGGCCCGCGCCGTCGCTGTCGACCTCCGCGGAGTGCTGGCTCGCCGCGGGCGGCCCGCACCACACTGTGCTCACGCAGGCGGTCGGCGCGGAGACGCTGGAGGACTTCGCGCGGATGTCGGAGACCGAGCTGGTGCTCATCGACGGCGCCACCACGCCGTCGTCCTTCGCCGACCGGCTGCGGTGGAACCGGGCCTACTACCGCCTGGCCGCGTTGTCACGGCAATGA
- a CDS encoding M48 family metalloprotease, whose translation MRKNLASAVAAPRIDERAVGAGTTVRFALLVVLMLAASVAVVLEFTRSPEGWGCTLAAGVDPTAGSDRAAVVNRAGQTPAYQACMAEFAPPPPWWLPLAWPALLLAVAGLVFLGLSAWKARRGRVVPLAAVDPEGEIHRTLAELAAVAGLRRLPRVVVDPIATSTGAVVFGSTRRPIVCLHGGLIADRHSNREGFRAVLLHEFAHIHNGDVTITYATVALWRAFLAVTVLPELVMTVQSLPSWPNSPLWSAHAPGVTRGFVLTAFMIALVYLARSDVLRTREIYADLTAVRWGAALHGFAIAQPPMPAGFRGVVASLAELWRTHPRWELRWHSLTDTSALFGVRALPMFLIGATTTLINDNFWRYLKEYQLAGWWVDQAVAILAAGLAAGAAGTALWRAVAHAVLTSRPVPSGVRAGLWLGAGMTVSELLTGKNAVYNWLPDHPEVVLLFVVAGAVFGWWTARCALLAVSTWRGRTLRPAMAVGLVAACLVLAGWLAWWQGGGALFVVGWPIDLDMMRQSVEQAFPGPFAEHQGMLSAIPIAITLIASVNKVPLALAVVAALWVVPLLAWTIRPGPARWACAVSDEVPEPLGVPVPSLPRVLLPGVLTGLASWGAIALVQAAHPQAAEEGGLVELLYLAWVFVVLMGTAVVAAIAASALCSRYRLFAGLIATQVATLLGLAGAFVLGSGWPEVGPIITLVVVSAAVVSIIVAAVGSLFGKPRVPVAPRAHVTARRACVAVACIAAVAVAAPEWIPSSGVPEPPTTQLFGPAGTSSASPQIKRLQIVAWRRYGGERLLRRFTEESARFVAHVKATNGAIDRSACGPLGGITRAASGYFRFPEPQTHEIWQTFITQVQRVARECERAAVQTSMLWIEEAMGTAGVIKARADTLERGNPTSLLPAPARELPLPDWAGHGGRDLLLRFDTGASRILSYVDEVRGRVDVTRVEPLCTALAEVTLDASGHFRIADAEPQRRWSHFIAQGRKAAQDCRTALSRTDTALFRAALRELDQAIDTARSVLPR comes from the coding sequence ATGAGGAAGAACCTGGCTAGCGCCGTCGCCGCGCCGCGGATCGACGAACGGGCGGTGGGCGCGGGCACGACCGTGCGCTTCGCGCTGCTCGTCGTGTTGATGCTGGCGGCGAGCGTCGCGGTGGTGCTGGAGTTCACCCGCAGTCCGGAGGGCTGGGGGTGCACGCTGGCGGCCGGGGTCGACCCCACCGCGGGCTCGGATCGGGCCGCGGTCGTGAACAGAGCGGGGCAGACGCCTGCCTACCAGGCGTGCATGGCCGAGTTCGCCCCGCCTCCGCCCTGGTGGCTGCCCTTGGCGTGGCCGGCGCTGTTGCTGGCCGTGGCGGGCCTGGTGTTCCTCGGGTTGTCGGCGTGGAAGGCCCGGCGCGGTCGCGTCGTTCCGCTGGCGGCGGTCGATCCGGAAGGCGAGATCCACCGGACGCTGGCGGAACTCGCCGCCGTGGCCGGGCTCCGGCGCCTTCCGCGCGTCGTCGTGGACCCGATCGCGACCTCCACCGGGGCTGTGGTGTTCGGCAGCACCCGCAGACCGATCGTGTGCCTGCACGGTGGCCTGATCGCCGACAGGCACAGCAACCGCGAGGGCTTCCGGGCCGTGCTGCTGCACGAGTTCGCCCACATCCACAACGGCGACGTCACCATCACCTACGCCACCGTCGCGCTGTGGCGCGCGTTCCTCGCCGTCACGGTGCTGCCCGAGCTCGTGATGACCGTCCAGAGCCTGCCGAGCTGGCCGAACTCGCCGCTGTGGTCAGCCCACGCGCCCGGTGTGACCCGCGGCTTCGTGCTGACGGCCTTCATGATCGCGCTGGTCTACCTCGCGCGGTCGGACGTCCTGCGCACCAGGGAGATCTACGCCGATCTGACCGCGGTGCGCTGGGGTGCAGCCCTGCACGGCTTCGCGATCGCGCAGCCGCCGATGCCCGCAGGCTTCCGGGGTGTGGTGGCCTCCCTCGCGGAGCTGTGGCGCACGCATCCGCGGTGGGAGCTGCGCTGGCACTCGCTGACCGACACCTCGGCCCTGTTCGGCGTGCGGGCGTTGCCGATGTTCCTCATCGGTGCGACCACGACGCTGATCAACGACAACTTCTGGCGCTACCTCAAGGAATACCAGCTCGCGGGCTGGTGGGTGGACCAGGCGGTCGCGATCCTCGCGGCGGGCTTGGCCGCTGGTGCGGCGGGAACGGCGCTGTGGCGGGCCGTCGCGCACGCCGTGCTCACGTCGCGCCCGGTGCCGTCCGGGGTGCGGGCGGGCCTCTGGCTGGGCGCCGGCATGACCGTCAGCGAACTGCTCACGGGCAAGAACGCCGTCTACAACTGGCTTCCCGACCATCCCGAGGTCGTTCTCCTTTTCGTGGTCGCGGGCGCCGTGTTCGGCTGGTGGACCGCACGATGCGCCCTGCTCGCCGTCAGCACGTGGCGCGGGCGCACGCTCCGCCCCGCGATGGCCGTCGGGCTGGTCGCGGCGTGCCTGGTGCTCGCCGGGTGGCTGGCGTGGTGGCAGGGCGGTGGAGCGCTGTTCGTGGTCGGCTGGCCGATCGACCTCGACATGATGCGCCAGTCGGTGGAGCAGGCGTTCCCCGGCCCGTTCGCCGAGCACCAGGGCATGCTGTCGGCGATTCCCATCGCCATCACGCTGATCGCGTCCGTCAACAAGGTCCCACTCGCCCTCGCCGTGGTCGCAGCGCTGTGGGTGGTTCCGTTGCTGGCGTGGACGATCCGGCCTGGCCCGGCCCGCTGGGCGTGCGCGGTCTCCGACGAGGTCCCGGAACCGCTCGGCGTCCCGGTGCCGTCGCTGCCCCGCGTGCTGCTGCCCGGCGTTCTGACGGGCTTGGCGAGCTGGGGTGCGATCGCGCTCGTCCAGGCCGCGCATCCGCAAGCCGCCGAGGAGGGCGGCCTCGTCGAATTGCTTTATCTGGCATGGGTCTTCGTGGTCCTCATGGGAACCGCCGTGGTGGCTGCGATCGCCGCGAGCGCGCTCTGTTCCCGCTACCGGTTGTTCGCCGGTCTCATCGCCACCCAGGTCGCGACGCTGCTCGGCCTGGCGGGGGCCTTCGTGCTCGGCTCCGGCTGGCCGGAAGTCGGACCGATCATCACGCTCGTCGTGGTGTCGGCCGCCGTCGTCTCGATCATCGTCGCCGCGGTCGGTTCGCTCTTCGGGAAACCACGCGTCCCCGTCGCACCAAGGGCGCACGTGACAGCCCGACGGGCCTGCGTCGCGGTCGCGTGCATCGCCGCGGTGGCCGTGGCGGCGCCGGAGTGGATCCCCTCTTCGGGCGTGCCCGAACCCCCGACGACCCAGCTATTCGGCCCCGCCGGCACTTCGTCGGCCTCACCGCAGATCAAGCGGCTCCAGATCGTGGCGTGGCGGCGCTACGGCGGCGAGAGGCTGCTGAGGCGCTTCACCGAGGAGAGCGCTCGGTTCGTCGCGCACGTCAAGGCGACGAACGGCGCGATCGACCGTTCTGCGTGCGGTCCGCTCGGCGGGATCACTCGGGCCGCGAGCGGCTACTTCCGTTTCCCCGAGCCACAAACCCACGAGATCTGGCAGACGTTCATCACCCAGGTGCAGAGGGTGGCACGGGAGTGCGAGCGCGCCGCGGTCCAGACGTCGATGCTGTGGATCGAGGAGGCCATGGGCACCGCCGGAGTGATCAAGGCACGCGCCGACACCTTGGAGCGGGGAAACCCCACTTCACTACTGCCCGCACCGGCACGGGAACTCCCACTGCCCGATTGGGCCGGTCACGGTGGACGAGACCTCCTGCTCCGCTTCGACACCGGAGCGAGCCGCATTCTGTCCTATGTGGACGAGGTGCGCGGCAGGGTCGACGTGACACGGGTGGAGCCCCTGTGCACGGCACTCGCGGAGGTCACCCTGGACGCGAGCGGCCACTTCCGCATCGCCGACGCGGAGCCGCAGCGCCGCTGGAGCCACTTCATCGCTCAGGGCCGCAAAGCCGCCCAGGACTGTCGGACCGCGCTTTCCCGGACGGACACCGCGCTCTTCCGCGCCGCGCTGCGGGAGCTCGACCAGGCGATCGACACCGCCCGGTCGGTGCTCCCGCGCTGA
- a CDS encoding LysR family transcriptional regulator, producing MELDLGAVRAFVTVADERHFGEAATRLGLSQQAVSKRIARLEDDLATTLLHRSRSSGTSLTSDGDAFLPHARALLTVADQAVAALRARRRPLRIDVLGTWLASTELVREFYQSTGVEVEIVTSQGLRDARPALADRSVDAAFARVIGTLDESIAHHPAYLEPLHLLVGRRHPLARRRSVTVAELVGGTAWMPDNQPGSEWADYYEALEEELGIRIDTTGPHFGFDHLLEELGRSTDWFSFAAERMRVPWYPDVVQIPIVQPIPVYPWSLLLNRHHPHPALPRLVRHVAENFTPLDPARQWVPPADRASFG from the coding sequence GTGGAGCTGGACCTCGGAGCGGTCCGCGCGTTCGTCACGGTGGCGGACGAGCGGCACTTCGGCGAGGCGGCGACCCGGCTCGGGCTCTCCCAGCAGGCCGTGTCCAAGCGGATCGCCCGACTGGAGGACGATCTGGCCACCACCCTGCTGCACCGCTCGCGCAGCAGCGGGACCAGCCTCACCAGCGACGGTGACGCGTTCCTGCCGCACGCCCGCGCCCTGCTCACCGTGGCCGACCAGGCCGTCGCGGCGCTGCGCGCCAGGCGCAGGCCGCTGCGGATCGACGTGCTCGGCACCTGGCTGGCCTCGACCGAACTCGTCCGGGAGTTCTACCAGTCCACCGGCGTCGAGGTGGAAATCGTGACCTCCCAAGGGCTTCGCGACGCGCGACCGGCGCTGGCCGATCGCAGCGTCGACGCGGCCTTCGCACGGGTGATCGGCACGCTGGACGAGTCCATCGCCCACCACCCGGCCTACCTCGAACCGCTGCACCTCCTGGTCGGGCGCAGGCACCCGCTGGCGCGGCGGCGCAGCGTGACCGTGGCGGAGCTGGTGGGCGGGACCGCGTGGATGCCGGACAACCAGCCCGGCAGCGAGTGGGCGGACTACTACGAGGCGCTGGAGGAGGAGCTGGGCATCAGGATCGACACGACGGGTCCGCACTTCGGGTTCGACCACCTGCTCGAAGAGCTGGGCCGGTCGACGGACTGGTTCAGCTTCGCCGCCGAGCGCATGCGCGTGCCGTGGTACCCGGACGTCGTCCAGATCCCCATCGTGCAGCCGATCCCGGTCTACCCGTGGTCACTGCTGCTCAACCGGCACCACCCGCACCCCGCGCTGCCCCGGCTGGTGCGGCACGTCGCGGAGAACTTCACCCCGCTGGACCCGGCGCGCCAGTGGGTCCCGCCGGCCGACCGCGCGAGCTTCGGCTAG
- a CDS encoding L-ribulose-5-phosphate 4-epimerase, whose protein sequence is MSITSELRRVVADLHRELTRYELVIWTAGNVSARVPGRDLMVIKPSGVSYDDLGPEAMVVTDLHGELVEGELAPSSDAAAHAYVYRHMPEVGGVVHTHSPYATAWAARGEPIPCVLTMIADEFGGDIPVGPFALIGDDSIGRGIVETLRSSRSPAVLMRNHGPFTVGATPRAAVKAAVMVEDVARTVHIARQLGTPDVIGQDQIDHLYARYQNVYGQ, encoded by the coding sequence ATGTCGATCACGTCTGAACTGCGCCGCGTGGTGGCCGACCTGCACCGCGAGTTGACCCGCTACGAACTGGTGATCTGGACCGCGGGCAACGTTTCCGCGCGGGTGCCCGGCCGCGACCTCATGGTGATCAAGCCCTCCGGCGTGTCCTACGACGACCTCGGCCCGGAGGCCATGGTCGTCACCGACCTGCACGGCGAACTGGTGGAGGGGGAGCTGGCACCGTCCTCGGACGCCGCGGCGCACGCCTACGTTTACCGCCACATGCCGGAGGTCGGTGGCGTCGTGCACACGCATTCGCCCTACGCCACCGCATGGGCCGCACGCGGTGAGCCGATCCCCTGTGTGCTCACGATGATCGCGGACGAGTTCGGGGGTGACATCCCGGTCGGGCCCTTCGCGCTCATCGGCGATGACTCGATCGGCCGCGGCATCGTGGAAACCCTGCGCAGCAGCAGATCTCCCGCGGTGCTCATGCGCAACCATGGTCCGTTCACGGTCGGTGCCACGCCCAGGGCCGCGGTCAAGGCCGCGGTGATGGTGGAGGACGTCGCGCGCACCGTCCACATCGCCCGCCAGCTCGGCACGCCCGATGTCATCGGCCAGGACCAGATCGACCACCTCTACGCCCGCTACCAGAACGTCTACGGGCAGTAA
- a CDS encoding peroxiredoxin-like family protein — MRELIAVSGERVRVPDPDRLVHLQFRRFAGCPVCNLHLQSVVRRHGEITAAGIREVVFFHSPADELREYDLPFAVIADPEKRYYREYGVESSRRALLHPRTWGAILRGSALTVLGRFRPPASKQDGGRLGLPADFLLDRDGSVLASKHGEHAYDQWSVDELLALAGAREKSGHA; from the coding sequence ATGCGCGAGCTGATCGCCGTCTCCGGGGAGCGCGTCCGCGTGCCCGACCCGGATCGCCTGGTACACCTGCAGTTCCGCCGCTTCGCCGGTTGCCCCGTCTGCAACCTGCACCTGCAGTCGGTCGTGCGGCGGCACGGCGAGATCACCGCGGCGGGCATCCGCGAGGTGGTCTTCTTCCACTCCCCCGCCGACGAGCTGCGCGAGTACGACCTGCCGTTCGCGGTCATCGCCGATCCGGAGAAGCGCTACTACCGGGAGTACGGCGTGGAGTCGAGCCGCCGCGCACTGCTGCACCCGCGCACGTGGGGCGCGATCCTGCGCGGGTCGGCCCTGACGGTGCTGGGTCGTTTCCGGCCGCCCGCGTCCAAACAGGACGGTGGACGGCTCGGGCTCCCGGCCGACTTCCTGCTCGACCGGGACGGCAGCGTGCTCGCTTCCAAGCACGGCGAGCACGCCTACGACCAGTGGTCGGTCGACGAGCTGCTGGCGCTCGCCGGAGCTCGCGAGAAGAGCGGGCACGCGTGA